The Corylus avellana chromosome ca8, CavTom2PMs-1.0 genome has a segment encoding these proteins:
- the LOC132190185 gene encoding uncharacterized protein LOC132190185 yields MMNLLALSLVVTSLAAAGVWSPSPEKQQKHGVDVIVKEVHRTIVVEYDQHGYPITQQNHANNMVEDAKEKIKEASSLLPNLGQGLSQTSDGSGGKESSSHVFPKELICDALGKCKHRITSAMGKAKETVSEVAHEAMDETKDRVHEVGEAAGHAIGKAKETVSKKAHEVEEGAKESVKDAMDKVKEAKDIGKTMGEDIAKNVTDKVEKAKEEVVEKAKESKKKLSGIFGRDAVKYVKSPEAMGVVNLLGLATAYGMCMWVTFISSYVLAGAMTRQQFGIMQSKIYPVYFRAMACSIGLAFLAHVLGNRKRMFSSTVEMLQAYNLLASLLMVSVNALYLEPRATKVMFERMKMEKEEGRGREDFTAEPSQVSEAQPEPVADAAASTTTSTAPAARAEQEVVRSRVCRLNHKLKKLNSYSSFLNILTLVALNWHLVYLGQLLHLIT; encoded by the exons ATGATGAACCTCTTGGCCTTATCTCTCGTTGTGACTTCGCTGGCAGCAGCGGGAGTGTGGTCTCCTAGTCCTGAGAAGCAGCAGAAGCATGGAGTGGACGTGATAGTGAAAGAAGTCCATAGAACGATTGTTGTTGAGTATGATCAACATGGCTACCCCATTACCCAACAAAATCATGCCAACAACATGGTAGAAGACGCTAAggagaagatcaaagaagcttCCTCTCTCCTTCCAAATCTCGGTCAAGGACTTTCACAGACATCTGATGGAAGTGGTGGGAAAGAGAGCTCGAGCCATGTTTTTCCTAAGGAGCTCATATGCGATGCCCTTGGTAAATGCAAGCACAGGATAACAAGCGCAATGGGTAAGGCAAAAGAGACGGTTTCTGAGGTGGCACACGAGGCAATGGACGAGACAAAGGACAGGGTACACGAGGTGGGTGAAGCTGCAGGCCATGCAATAGGTAAAGCCAAGGAAACGGTGTCAAAGAAAGCTCACGAGGTTGAAGAAGGCGCTAAAGAGTCTGTAAAAGATGCCATGGATAAGGTGAAGGAGGCAAAGGACATTGGCAAGACGATGGGAGAGGATATAGCGAAGAATGTAACTGATAAAGTGGAGAAGGCTAAAGAGGAGGTGGTGGAGAAAGCCAAAGAGAGTAAGAAGAAGCTGAGTGGAATATTTGGGCGTGATGCTGTGAAGTACGTGAAATCGCCGGAGGCAATGGGCGTGGTGAATTTGCTGGGGCTCGCCACGGCTTATGGGATGTGCATGTGGGTTACGTTTATTTCGAGCTATGTATTGGCAGGGGCGATGACACGGCAGCAGTTTGGGATTATGCAGAGCAAGATATATCCTGTGTATTTCAGGGCCATGGCTTGTAGCATTGGGTTGGCTTTCTTGGCGCACGTGTTGGGCAATAGGAAAAGGATGTTTTCAAGCACGGTTGAAATGTTGCAGGCCTATAATCTATTGGCATCGCTTTTAATGGTTTCCGTCAATGCGCTATACTTGGAGCCACGAGCCACCAAG GTGATGTTTGAGAGGATGAAGATGGAGAAGGAAGAAGGAAGAGGAAGGGAGGACTTTACTGCTGAGCCCAGCCAGGTCTCTGAGGCGCAGCCTGAGCCAGTTGCTGATGCTGCAGCTTCAACTACAACCAGCACGGCCCCTGCAGCGCGAGCAGAGCAGGAAGTGGTCAGGTCTCGGGTTTGTAGACTAAATCACAAGCTAAAGAAGCTAAACTCCTACTCTTCTTTCCTCAACATACTCACCTTGGTGGCTCTCAATTGGCATCTTGTTTACCTCGGCCAGCTTCTTCACTTGATCACCTGA
- the LOC132190181 gene encoding pentatricopeptide repeat-containing protein At3g13880: protein MTFPGLRQPRNPSAALPQTVPLPNPLQHSQPCRIQNFSLDSVTYTKLVQLSIKSWSPIHGKLVHAHMIKSAFKPCLFLLNNLLHMYCKCGDINTARQLFDKMPKRNVISHNSLISGYTQMGFYDKAIGVFNAARVAGLILDKFTFAGALNACGQTGDLELGKLIQGSVIVSGLGAKVFVTNSLIDMYSKCGEVNRARLLFESSDDLDEVSWNSMIAGFVRIGANEEMLKLLGKMHRSGLKLNTYTLGSVLKACCTHFMDSKHYGKALHACSVKLGLDSDDVVATGLLVMYAKSGGLVDAIQIFKLMPNQSVIIYNAMIAGFLQDDTIYDEYANEAFNLFSEMQRQGMKPSKFTFSSMLKACNGVEAFEYGKQIQAQICKRNLQSDEFIGSALIDLYFLLGSVEDGVKCFTSTPKQDIVSWTSMITGYIQNGHFGSALALFYELLSSGRKPDEFIISSVLGACANSATPRSGQQIQGYAIKTGIGNFTVTQNSQICMYAKSGDINSANLTFEEMENPDVVSWSVMISSNAQHGCARIAFRLFELMKDCGIEPNHITFLGVLTACSHGGCVEEGLRYFESMKKDYGMTANVKHCACIVDLLGRAGKLADAESFILNSGFEEDPVMWRALLGACRVYMDTVTGKRVAERVIELEPWASASYVLLYNIYNDAGIELHATKIRELMKVRGVKKEPGLSWIEVGNKVHSFLAGDRSHPMSQAIYAKLEEMLGRLDKIDRIEEKPISSISEPKLKVSTVVNYHSEKLAVTFGIINLPASAPVRVMKNLRVCRDCHIMMKLFSKLEKREIILRDPIRFHHFREGSCSCGDYW from the exons ATGACATTTCCCGGGCTCAGACAACCCAGGAACCCTTCCGCCGCGTTGCCGCAAACTGTGCCGTTGCCCAACCCATTACAACATTCTCAGCCATGTCGTATACAAAACTTTTCTTTAGACTCGGTGACCTATACAAAACTGGTCCAGTTATCTATCAAATCCTGGTCTCCTATTCATGGGAAGCTTGTTCATGCCCACATGATCAAAAGTGCTTTTAAACCATGTCTGTTTCTGCTGAATAATCTTCTCCATATGTATTGTAAATGTGGTGACATAAACACGGCTCGTCAGTTGTTCGATAAAATGCCAAAACGCAATGTTATTTCTCATAATTCTCTGATTTCTGGTTATACACAGATGGGTTTTTATGATAAGGCCATAGGAGTGTTTAATGCAGCAAGGGTTGCTGGTTTGATACTTGATAAGTTCACCTTTGCAGGTGCTCTAAATGCGTGTGGTCAAACTGGGGATCTTGAGTTGGGTAAGCTGATTCAGGGGTCAGTTATCGTGAGTGGATTGGGTGCTAAAGTGTTTGTAACCAATTCGCTCATTGATATGTACTCAAAATGTGGTGAGGTTAATAGGGCCAGGCTTTTGTTCGAGAGTTCTGATGACTTGGATGAAGTTTCTTGGAATTCAATGATTGCTGGGTTTGTCAGAATTGGTGCCAATGAGGAAATGTTGAAACTTCTAGGAAAAATGCACCGATCTGGGTTGAAATTGAATACTTATACACTGGGAAGTGTCCTAAAGGCTTGTTGCACACATTTTATGGATTCAAAACATTACGGAAAAGCACTTCATGCCTGCTCAGTCAAACTTGGGCTGGATTCAGATGATGTTGTTGCTACTGGATTACTTGTTATGTATGCAAAGAGTGGTGGTTTGGTTGATGCAatccaaattttcaaactgatgCCCAACCAAAGCGTCATCATCTATAATGCCATGATCGCTGGATTCCTCCAAGATGATACCATTTATGATGAATATGCAAATGAAGCTTTCAATCTTTTCTCTGAGATGCAAAGACAAGGAATGAAGCCTTCAAAGTTTACATTCTCAAGCATGCTCAAAGCTTGTAATGGTGTTGAAGCTTTTGAGTATGGAAAGCAAATTCAAGCTCAAATTTGCAAGAGGAATCTTCAGTCTGACGAGTTCATTGGAAGTGCGCTTATTGATTTGTACTTTTTGTTGGGTTCAGTTGAGGATGGAGTCAAATGTTTTACTTCAACTCCTAAGCAAGATATTGTCTCATGGACATCTATGATCACAGGTTATATTCAGAATGGGCATTTTGGAAGTGCTTTGGCTTTGTTCTATGAACTGCTCTCTTCTGGAAGGAAACCAGATGAGTTCATAATATCAAGTGTATTGGGTGCTTGTGCCAATTCGGCGACACCAAGATCTGGACAGCAGATTCAGGGATATGCAATAAAAACGGGTATTGGGAATTTTACTGTTACTCAAAATTCACAAATTTGCATGTATGCAAAGTCTGGAGATATCAATTCTGCTAATCTGACCTTTGAAGAGATGGAGAATCCGGATGTGGTATCCTGGTCTGTGATGATCAGTAGCAATGCGCAACATGGATGTGCAAGAATagcttttaggctttttgagTTGATGAAGGATTGTGGAATTGAACCAAACCACATTACATTCCTTGGAGTTCTAACTGCTTGTAGTCATGGGGGTTGTGTTGAAGAAGGATTACG ATACTTTGAGAGCATGAAGAAAGATTACGGCATGACAGCTAATGTAAAGCACTGTGCCTGCATTGTTGACCTCCTGGGTCGTGCTGGGAAGTTAGCTGATGCGGAAAGTTTCATTCTGAACTCAGGCTTTGAGGAAGATCCAGTGATGTGGCGAGCCTTGTTGGGTGCTTGCAGGGTTTACATGGACACTGTCACTGGCAAACGTGTTGCAGAGAGAGTAATTGAGCTTGAACCTTGGGCCTCTGCATCTTATGTGCTTCTTTACAACATCTACAATGATGCAGGGATAGAACTACATGCTACAAAAATTAGGGAATTGATGAAAGTTCGAGGAGTAAAGAAGGAACCTGGTCTAAGTTGGATTGAGGTAGGGAACAAAGTTCATTCTTTTTTGGCAGGTGATCGATCTCACCCAATGAGTCAAGCAATATATGCAAAATTAGAGGAGATGTTGGGGAGGTTAGACAAAATAGATCGTATAGAAGAGAAGCCTATTTCTAGTATCTCTGAACCCAAACTCAAAGTTAGCACAGTGGTGAACTACCACAGTGAAAAGTTAGCTGTGACTTTTGGGATTATCAATCTGCCAGCATCAGCTCCTGTGAGGGTGATGAAGAACTTGAGAGTCTGCCGAGATTGCCATATAATGATGAAGCTCTTCTCGAAGctggaaaagagagagataattCTTCGAGACCCAATTCGCTTCCATCATTTTAGAGAAGGTTCTTGCTCTTGTGGGGATTACTGGTAG
- the LOC132190182 gene encoding UDP-glycosyltransferase 88F3-like, giving the protein MQDTSIVLLPAPGMGHMISMVELGKLILHHYAQKFSITIIYTTGSFLDSPSITSYIHRVSQSNPSISFHPLPSVSVDTAPTRSLPAKAFEFIRLSLAKYAPQALQQISNSSNIRAVIIDLFCTTALPIAKDLNLPVYYFYTSGAYALAAFLYFPKIHEQTNKSFKDLTTTELHFPGISSPLKATHMPKSTLDRDDPAYWDMLYFCSHLPKSNGIIANTFEDLEPKALKAIADGVCVPDSQTPPVYCIGPLIADAEERAGEDGNQCLSWLDSQPSRSVVFLCFGSLGSFSAAQVKEIAHGLERSGQRFFWVLKKPTQDEKTKHTEKSTAEFDLEGVLPKGFMERTKDRGMVVKSWAPQVAVLRKQAVGGFVTHCGWNSVLEAVVAGVPMVAWPLYAEQHLNRNILVNDMKMAIDLEQREDDGFVSGDELERRIKELMESEQGRELRGKSWKMREMALAALGSASGSSTRALAKFVEAL; this is encoded by the coding sequence ATGCAAGACACTAGCATAGTCTTACTCCCAGCTCCAGGCATGGGGCACATGATTTCTATGGTTGAGCTTGGCAAGCTTATCCTCCACCACTACGCTCAAAAGTTTTCCATCACCATTATCTACACCACAGGCTCTTTTCTGGATAGCCCAAGCATCACCTCCTACATCCACCGTGTCTCCCAATCTAACCCCTCCATCTCCTTCCACCCTTTACCCTCTGTCTCCGTTGACACTGCCCCAACTCGCAGCCTCCCCGCCAAAGCTTTCGAGTTTATACGCCTCAGCTTAGCCAAGTATGCCCCTCAGGCACTCCAACAAATCTCCAACTCATCGAATATTCGTGCCGTTATCATCGACCTTTTCTGCACCACTGCTCTTCCCATAGCCAAAGATCTCAACCTTCCTGTTTATTATTTCTACACTTCTGGTGCTTATGCTCTCGCTGCCTTCTTATACTTCCCCAAGATTCACGAGCAAACCAACAAGAGCTTCAAGGACCTCACCACCACCGAGCTTCACTTCCCAGGAATATCGTCACCGTTGAAAGCGACCCATATGCCTAAATCGACACTCGACCGTGACGACCCTGCCTATTGGGACATGCTCTATTTCTGTTCACATCTTCCAAAATCAAATGGAATTATAGCTAACACGTTTGAGGACCTGGAGCCAAAAGCCTTAAAGGCCATTGCTGATGGCGTGTGCGTTCCTGATTCGCAAACTCCGCCTGTTTATTGTATAGGTCCTTTGATTGCAGATGCAGAGGAGCGAGCAGGTGAAGATGGAAATCAATGTTTGTCATGGCTTGACAGCCAACCGAGTAGAAGTGTTGTGTTCTTGTGCTTTGGCAGCCTAGGATCGTTCTCCGCGGCACAAGTGAAAGAGATAGCCCATGGGTTGGAAAGGAGCGGGCAGAGATTCTTCTGGGTGTTGAAAAAGCCAACACAAGATGAGAAAACCAAGCACACTGAGAAGAGTACTGCGGAGTTCGATTTGGAAGGTGTGTTGCCAAAAGGGTTCATGGAGAGAACCAAAGATAGGGGCATGGTGGTGAAGTCCTGGGCACCCCAAGTGGCAGTGCTGAGAAAACAAGCCGTTGGGGGGTTCGTGACTCACTGTGGCTGGAACTCGGTGTTGGAGGCGGTGGTTGCAGGAGTGCCGATGGTGGCTTGGCCGCTCTATGCCGAGCAGCACCTGAACAGGaatattttggtgaatgataTGAAGATGGCTATTGACTTGGAGCAGAGAGAGGATGATGGGTTTGTGAGTGGGGATGAGTTGGAGAGAAGGATTAAGGAGTTGATGGAGTCGGAACAAGGGAGAGAGCTCCGGGGAAAAAGCTGGAAGATGAGAGAAATGGCTTTGGCTGCTTTGGGATCAGCTTCTGGCTCATCTACCAGAGCCCTGGCCAAGTTTGTTGAAGCACTGTAA
- the LOC132190184 gene encoding UDP-glycosyltransferase 88F3-like encodes MPDTIVLLPAPDMGHIISMVELGKLILHHYAHKFSITILITTGSIMDSPGVTSYIHRVSQCTPSISFHRLPSVSVDTTPTRSRAAIAFEHIRLSLAHATDSLQQISSSSTIRALIIDLFCTSALPTAKNLNLPVYYFHTSGAYALAAFLYFPKIHEETTKSFKDLTTTELHFPGISSPLKATQMLEPTLDRDDPAYWDMLYFCSHLPKSNGIIANTFEDLEPKALKAIADGVCVPDSTTPPVYCIGPLIADAEERAGEDGNECLSWLDSQPSGSVVFLCFGSRGSFSVVQVKEIAHGLERSGQRFLWVVKKPPRDEKTKQAENFTAEFDLEGLLPEGFLERTKDRGMVVKTWAPQVGVLRKESVGGFVTHCGWNSVLEAVVAGVPMVAWPLYAEQHLNRNVLVNDMKMAIELEQREEDGFVSGDELERRVRELMESEQGRELREKSRKMKEMALAALGSASGSSTRALAKFVEAL; translated from the coding sequence ATGCCAGACACCATCGTCCTCCTCCCAGCTCCAGACATGGGGCACATCATCTCCATGGTTGAGCTCGGCAAGCTCATCCTCCACCACTACGCTCACAAATTCTCCATCACCATCCTCATCACCACCGGTTCCATTATGGACAGTCCAGGCGTCACCTCCTACATCCACCGTGTCTCCCAATGCACACCCTCCATCTCCTTCCATCGCTTACCCTCTGTCTCCGTAGACACCACCCCAACTCGCAGCCGCGCCGCCATAGCGTTCGAGCATATCCGCCTCAGCTTAGCCCATGCCACAGATTCACTCCAACAAATCTCCTCCTCATCCACCATTCGTGCCCTTATCATCGACCTTTTCTGCACCTCTGCTCTTCCCACAGCAAAAAATCTCAACCTTCCTGTTTATTATTTCCACACTTCTGGTGCTTATGCTCTCGCTGCCTTCTTATACTTCCCCAAGATTCACGAGGAAACCACCAAGAGCTTCAAGGACCTCACCACCACCGAGCTTCACTTCCCAGGAATATCGTCACCGTTGAAAGCGACACAGATGCTTGAACCGACTCTCGATCGTGACGACCCTGCCTATTGGGACATGCTCTATTTCTGTTCACATCTTCCAAAATCAAATGGGATTATAGCTAACACGTTTGAGGACCTGGAGCCCAAAGCCTTAAAGGCCATTGCTGATGGCGTGTGCGTTCCTGATTCGACAACTCCGCCTGTTTATTGTATAGGTCCTTTGATTGCAGATGCAGAGGAGCGAGCAGGTGAAGATGGAAATGAATGTTTGTCATGGCTTGACAGCCAACCGAGTGGAAGTGTTGTTTTCTTGTGCTTTGGGAGCCGAGGATCGTTCTCGGTGGTACAAGTGAAAGAGATTGCCCATGGGTTGGAAAGGAGTGGGCAGAGATTCTTGTGGGTGGTGAAAAAGCCGCCACGCGATGAGAAAACCAAGCAGGCTGAGAATTTTACTGCGGAGTTCGATTTGGAAGGTCTGTTGCCAGAAGGGTTCCTTGAGAGAACCAAAGATAGGGGCATGGTGGTGAAGACGTGGGCACCCCAAGTGGGTGTGCTTAGAAAAGAATCAGTTGGTGGGTTCGTGACTCACTGTGGGTGGAACTCGGTGTTGGAGGCGGTGGTTGCAGGAGTGCCGATGGTGGCTTGGCCGCTCTATGCCGAGCAGCACCTGAACAGGAACGTTTTGGTGAATGATATGAAGATGGCTATTGAGTTGGAGCAGAGGGAGGAGGATGGGTTTGTGAGTGGGGATGAGTTGGAGAGAAGGGTTAGGGAATTGATGGAGTCTGAACAAGGGAGAGAGCTTAGGGAAAAAAGCAGGAAGATGAAAGAAATGGCTTTGGCTGCTTTGGGATCAGCATCTGGTTCATCTACCAGAGCCCTGGCTAAGTTCGTTGAAGCACTGTAA
- the LOC132190186 gene encoding UDP-glycosyltransferase 88F4-like has protein sequence MVLKLLSTESKFMLKFARGIFSLTSSLEVRLLICTFCWVQLRMESNVLLQLLSFKDLTATELHFPGISSPLKATHMPEPTLDRDDPGYWDMLYFCSHLPKSNEIIANTFDDLESKALKAIADGVCVPDSPTPPVYCIGPLIADAEEPTGEDGNECLSWLGSQPSGSVVFLCFGSRGSLSVGQVNEIAHGLERSGQRFLWVVKKPPRDEKTKQAENFTAEFDLEGVLPEGFLERTKDRGMVVKTWAPQVGVLRKESVGGFVTHSGWNSVLEAVVAGVPMVAWPLYSEQHMNRDILVNEMKMAIDLDQREDDGFVSGDELERRVKELMESEQGRELRGKSLKMREMALAALVSASGSSTRALAKFVEALG, from the coding sequence ATGGTGTTGAAGCTTTTGAGTACGGAAAGCAAATTCATGCTCAAATTTGCAAGAGGAATCTTCAGTCTGACGAGTTCATTGGAAGTGCGCTTATTGATTTGTACTTTTTGTTGGGTTCAGTTGAGGATGGAGTCAAATGTTTTACTTCAACTCCTAAGCTTCAAGGACCTCACCGCCACTGAGCTTCACTTCCCAGGAATATCGTCGCCGTTGAAAGCGACACATATGCCTGAACCAACACTCGACCGTGACGACCCTGGTTATTGGGACATGCTCTATTTCTGTTCACATCTTCCAAAATCAAATGAGATCATAGCCAACACATTTGATGACCTGGAGTCAAAAGCCTTAAAGGCCATTGCTGATGGCGTGTGCGTTCCTGATTCGCCAACTCCGCCTGTTTATTGTATAGGTCCTTTGATTGCAGATGCAGAGGAGCCAACAGGTGAAGATGGAAATGAATGTTTGTCATGGCTTGGCAGCCAACCGAGTGGAAGTGTTGTTTTCTTGTGCTTTGGGAGCCGCGGATCGTTATCGGTGGGACAGGTGAATGAGATTGCCCATGGGTTGGAAAGGAGTGGGCAGAGATTCTTGTGGGTGGTGAAAAAGCCACCACGCGATGAGAAAACCAAGCAGGCTGAGAATTTTACTGCGGAGTTCGATTTGGAGGGTGTGTTGCCAGAAGGGTTCCTGGAGAGAACCAAAGATAGGGGCATGGTGGTGAAGACGTGGGCACCCCAGGTGGGTGTGCTGAGAAAGGAATCAGTTGGGGGGTTCGTAACTCACAGTGGGTGGAACTCGGTGTTGGAGGCGGTGGTTGCAGGAGTGCCGATGGTGGCTTGGCCGCTCTATTCCGAGCAGCACATGAACAGGGACATTTTGGTGAATGAAATGAAGATGGCTATTGACTTGGACCAGAGGGAGGATGATGGGTTTGTGAGTGGGGATGAGTTGGAGAGAAGGGTTAAGGAGCTGATGGAGTCCGAACAAGGGAGAGAGCTCAGGGGAAAAAGTTTGAAGATGAGAGAAATGGCTTTGGCTGCTTTGGTATCAGCATCTGGTTCATCTACCAGAGCCCTGGCCAAGTTTGTTGAGGCACTTGGATAG
- the LOC132190187 gene encoding pentatricopeptide repeat-containing protein At3g13880-like codes for MGFYDKTMEIFNAARVAGLIVDKFTFAGALNACGQTGDLELGKLIHGSVIVSGLGAKVFVTNSLIDMYSKCGEVNRARLLFEISDDLDEVSWNSMIAGFVRIGANEEMLKLLGKMNRSGLKLNTYTLGSVLKACCPHFMDSKHYGKALHSCSVKLGLDSDDVVATGLLVMYAKSGDLVDAIQIFKLIPSQSVIIYNAMIAGFLQDDTIYDEYANEAFNVL; via the coding sequence ATGGGTTTTTATGATAAGACCATGGAAATCTTTAATGCAGCAAGGGTTGCTGGTTTGATAGTTGATAAGTTCACCTTTGCAGGTGCTCTAAATGCGTGTGGTCAAACTGGGGATCTTGAGTTGGGTAAGCTGATTCATGGGTCAGTTATCGTGAGTGGATTGGGTGCTAAAGTGTTTGTAACCAATTCGCTCATTGATATGTACTCAAAATGTGGTGAGGTTAATAGGGCCAGGCTTTTGTTCGAGATTTCTGATGATTTGGATGAAGTTTCTTGGAATTCAATGATTGCTGGGTTTGTCAGAATTGGTGCCAATGAGGAAATGTTGAAACTTCTAGGAAAAATGAACCGATCTGGATTGAAATTGAATACTTATACACTGGGAAGTGTCCTTAAGGCTTGTTGCCCACATTTTATGGATTCAAAACATTACGGAAAAGCACTTCATTCCTGCTCAGTCAAACTTGGGCTGGATTCAGATGATGTTGTTGCTACTGGATTACTTGTTATGTATGCAAAGAGTGGTGATTTGGTTGATGCAatccaaattttcaaactgataCCCAGCCAAAGCGTCATCATCTATAATGCCATGATCGCTGGATTCCTCCAAGATGATACCATTTATGATGAATATGCAAATGAAGCTTTCAATGTTCTCTGA
- the LOC132190041 gene encoding UDP-glycosyltransferase 88F3-like: protein MQDTSIVLLPAPGMGHMISMVELGKLILHHYAQKFSITIIYTTGSVLDSPSITSYIHRVSQSNPSISFHPLPSVSVDTAPTRSLPAKAFEFMRLSLAKYAPQALQQISNSSNIRAVIIDLFCTTALPIAKDLNLPVYYFYSSGAYALAAFLYFPKIHDQTNKSFKDLTTTELHFPGISSPLKATHMPEPTLDRDDPAYWDMLYFCSHLPKSNGIIANTFEDLEPKALKAIADGVCVPYSPTPPVYCIGPLIADAEERAGEDGNECLSWLDSQPSRSVVFLCFGSLGSFSAAQVKEIAHGLERSGQRFFWVLKKPTRDQKTKHIEKSTAEFDLEGVLPKGFMERTKDRGMVVKKWAPQVAVLRKQAVGGFVTHCGWNSVLEAVVAGVPMVAWPLYAEQHLNRNILVNDMKMAIDLEQREDDGFVSGDELERRIRELMESEQGRELRGKSWKMREMALAALGSASGSSTRVLAKFVEAL from the coding sequence ATGCAAGACACTAGTATAGTCTTACTCCCAGCTCCAGGCATGGGGCACATGATTTCTATGGTTGAGCTCGGCAAGCTTATCCTCCACCACTACGCTCAAAAGTTTTCCATCACCATCATCTACACCACAGGCTCTGTTCTGGATAGCCCCAGCATCACCTCCTACATCCACCGTGTCTCCCAATCTAACCCCTCCATCTCCTTCCACCCATTACCCTCTGTCTCTGTTGACACTGCCCCAACTCGCAGCCTCCCCGCCAAAGCTTTCGAGTTTATGCGCCTCAGCTTAGCCAAGTATGCCCCTCAGGCACTCCAACAAatctccaactcatccaatatTCGTGCCGTTATCATCGACCTTTTCTGCACCACTGCTCTTCCCATAGCCAAAGATCTCAACCTTCCTGTTTATTATTTCTACAGTTCTGGTGCCTATGCTCTCGCTGCCTTCTTATACTTCCCCAAGATTCACGATCAAACCAACAAGAGCTTCAAGGACCTCACCACCACCGAGCTTCACTTCCCAGGAATATCGTCACCGTTGAAAGCGACTCATATGCCTGAACCAACACTCGACCGTGACGACCCTGCCTATTGGGACATGCTCTATTTCTGTTCACATCTTCCAAAATCAAATGGGATTATAGCTAACACGTTTGAGGACCTGGAGCCAAAAGCCTTAAAGGCCATTGCTGATGGCGTGTGCGTTCCTTATTCGCCAACTCCGCCTGTTTATTGTATAGGTCCTTTGATTGCAGATGCAGAGGAGCGAGCAGGTGAAGATGGAAATGAATGTTTGTCATGGCTTGACAGCCAACCGAGTAGAAGTGTTGTGTTCTTGTGCTTTGGCAGCCTAGGATCGTTCTCCGCGGCACAAGTGAAAGAGATAGCCCATGGGTTGGAAAGGAGCGGGCAGAGATTCTTCTGGGTGTTGAAAAAGCCAACACGAGATCAGAAAACCAAGCACATTGAGAAGAGTACTGCGGAGTTCGATTTGGAAGGTGTGTTGCCAAAAGGGTTCATGGAGAGAACCAAAGATAGGGGCATGGTGGTGAAGAAGTGGGCACCCCAAGTGGCAGTGCTGAGAAAACAAGCCGTTGGGGGGTTCGTGACTCACTGTGGGTGGAACTCGGTGTTGGAGGCGGTGGTTGCAGGAGTGCCGATGGTGGCTTGGCCGCTCTATGCCGAGCAGCACCTGAACAGGAACATTTTGGTGAATGATATGAAGATGGCTATTGACTTGGAGCAGAGAGAGGATGATGGGTTTGTGAGTGGGGATGAGTTGGAGAGAAGGATTAGGGAGTTGATGGAGTCGGAACAAGGGAGAGAGCTCAGGGGAAAAAGCTGGAAGATGAGAGAAATGGCTTTGGCTGCTTTGGGATCAGCTTCTGGCTCATCTACCAGAGTCCTGGCCAAGTTTGTTGAAGCACTGTAA